Proteins encoded by one window of Nomascus leucogenys isolate Asia chromosome 19, Asia_NLE_v1, whole genome shotgun sequence:
- the CCDC92B gene encoding coiled-coil domain containing 92B: protein MDTVSLEHQIQSVQRHISFLKKEQMALLRDLHLEILRLQKRCSELTHDLEMREAQSHQQEAASRELESKCRALESQLEARAAANAELRREVAQREALVSALRCSLRTEERRFLEELRRRSHRATVLGTELQKHTEAAAYLSCQLHAARQRLQAPRPGPGATAEPRPRRRAPRARRPPAAHEAAAKGPGRDWAAWDRGAGALDDADPMPDPALFLYARRPLRPSARSPRQPPPQEPPDRAGPQPAPSQPSAPGDPE, encoded by the exons ATGGATACCGTGTCCCTGGAGCATCAGATCCAGAGCGTGCAACGCCACATCAGCTTCCTGAAAAAGGAGCAGATGGCCCTGCTGCGAGACCTACACCTGGAGATCCTGAGGCTGCAGAAACGCTGCTCAG AACTGACCCATGACCTGGAAATGAGAGAGGCCCAATCTCACCAGCAAG AGGCGGCGTCCCGGGAGCTGGAGAGCAAGTGCCGCGCGCTGGAGTCGCAGCTGGAGGCGCGGGCCGCGGCCAACGCGGAGCTGCGGCGGGAGGTGGCGCAGCGGGAGGCGCTGGTGTCCGCGCTGCGCTGCAGCCTGCGCACCGAGGAGCGCCGCTTCCTGGAGGAGCTGCGCCGCCGCAGCCACCGCGCCACCGTGCTGGGCACCGAGCTGCAGAAGCACACCGAGGCGGCCGCCTACCTCTCCTGCCAGCTGCACGCGGCGCGCCAGAGACTGCAGGCCCCGCGCCCGGGCCCCGGCGCCACCGCCGAGCCCCGGCCACGCCGCCGCGCACCGCGAGCCCGCCGCCCGCCTGCTGCCCACGAGGCCGCCGCCAAGGGCCCTGGCCGGGACTGGGCCGCCTGGGACCGCGGGGCCGGCGCCCTCGACGACGCCGACCCCATGCCCGACCCCGCGCTCTTCCTCTATGCACGGAGGCCGCTGCGGCCCAGCGCCCGCAGCCCGCGCCAGCCGCCTCCCCAGGAGCCCCCGGACCGAGCCGGCCCGCAGCCCGCGCCCAGCCAGCCCAGCGCGCCCGGGGACCCGGAGTAG